In the genome of Quercus robur chromosome 3, dhQueRobu3.1, whole genome shotgun sequence, one region contains:
- the LOC126716651 gene encoding uncharacterized protein LOC126716651 gives MALVERWRPETHTFHLPHGEMGITLQDMEVMLGLPVDGLPVTGKTDYKWSELCEQLLGHKPPPPIPNSNKSTLAGARIRYTWLDAQFADPLVVDAADEVVQQHARYHLLVRMGALLFMDRSADRVSLLPLQLLNPVSNARRYSWGSAALAWLYRQLCGASKKDAMQIGGALLLVQLWAYSRFPQLCPVVRPPLPPVHSGPLAIRWSGPKCTAEHATHVLAAYRASLATVRAEQVRTMIRSIQRCDEGSDMHTDLTFTLELVEELGRLKLANALAEAVDIDTQAPVRGGQRGGSRGGGHRGGGQAGRSRTTESAPIYEEGNEEGVEEAWLGTDWVLSDDDGRTPRCTPGDGAGPSHSVDHQGTVPAHTTSHGASTDFEGPPCMSPPVFSGSAHDGGCIFVPTPGMPTPPLVHVDPTMSAPSQTAHGEAVQIEQIPAEDIEPVEALRRSRRPRAHAPDCGTGDGKIRPVRAYGRKRKDH, from the exons ATGGCGTTGGTTGAGCGGTGGCGTCCGGAGACGCACACGTTCCACTTACCCCATGGAGAAATGGGTATCACCTTGCAAGATATGGAGGTGATGCTGGGGCTTCCGGTGGATGGGTTGCCTGTCACTGGGAAGACAGACTACAAATGGAGTGAGCTGTGCGAACAGTTGTTGGGCCATAAACCTCCACCCCCGATACCAAACTCAAACAAGTCTACCCTTGCTGGGGCGAGGATAAGATACACCTGGCTTGATGCACAGTTTGCCGATCCCTTAGTTGTGGACGCTGCTGACGAAGTCGTGCAGCAACATGCCCGCTACCACCTACTTGTACGGATGGGGGCCCTCTTGTTCATGGACAGGTCTGCGGATCGGGTCTCACTGCTGCCTCTGCAGTTGCTCAACCCAGTCAGCAATGCGAGACGGTATAGCTGGGGTAGTGCAGCATTGGCCTGGCTGTATAGGCAACTTTGTGGTGCATCGAAGAAGGATGCGATGCAGATTGGAGGAGCACTCTTGTTGGTGCAGCTATGGGCCTATTCAAGGTTCCCACAATTATGCCCTGTTGTGAGGCCGCCTCTACCGCCAGTGCACTCAGGGCCCCTTGCCATTAG GTGGAGCGGGCCAAAATGCACCGCAGAGCATGCCACACACGTCCTTGCTGCGTACCGGGCGTCACTGGCTACAGTACGGGCCGAGCAG GTTCGGACGATGATTAGGTCTATACAGAGGTGCGATGAAGGTTCTGACATGCACACTGACCTTACATTTACACTAGAGCTTGTGGAGGAGCTAGGCCGACTTAAATTGGCGAATGCGCTTGCAGAAGCAGTTGACATTGATACACAGGCCCCAGTTCGTGGCGGGCAACGTGGTGGGTCTCGTGGAGGTGGACATCGTGGAGGTGGTCAAGCTGGTCGCAGCCGTACAACCGAGTCGGCTCCCATCTACGAGGAAGGGAATGAGGAGGGTGTAGAAGAGGCATGGCTTGGCACTGATTGGGTACTGTCTGATGACGACGGCAGGACACCGCGATGCACGCCTGGCGATGGTGCTGGGCCATCCCATAGCGTCGATCATCAGGGCACTGTTCCAGCCCACACTACATCCCATGGTGCTAGCACGGACTTTGAGGGCCCTCCTTGTATGTCGCCCCCAGTTTTCAGTGGATCTGCCCATGATGGTGGATGCATATTTGTCCCCACACCAGGCATGCCCACCCCACCTCTAGTGCATGTGGACCCCACCATGTCAGCTCCATCTCAAACCGCCCACGGAGAGGCTGTACAGATTGAGCAGATACCGGCTGAGGACATTGAGCCGGTGGAGGCTTTGCGGAGATCGCGACGCCCGCGTGCGCATGCTCCCGATTGCGGGACCGGTGATG GTAAGATTAGACCTGTCAGGGCATATGGGCGGAAACGAAAAGATCATTAA